One genomic segment of Equus caballus isolate H_3958 breed thoroughbred unplaced genomic scaffold, TB-T2T unassigned-0002597, whole genome shotgun sequence includes these proteins:
- the LOC138922791 gene encoding basic salivary proline-rich protein 1-like, translating to MPPDRPHCTPYQVDLCTGKAFGKHRFAHNKTGSPRQPLNRPGAQATRGFVKTPTERSLEKRETCTFHSQDYGVPLSARLPGHRIPRLAPGSARGHTACFHERVKGTKRPPSLPAPHSCPATLTGHLSAHKPIPRGHAPPHQPPGPRPQVPLQTESFRRRGPIVRVRRAGRAELKDGLLEASGRPWLWKARAAVPSGDTERRPRTPGQPDAAPGPGESSRARPDLAGLGSGQAGAATDASPGRRLQQPPRSPRAPPPPRPGRGPAPPAVDCGQPQGHPPGRTPGAPPTRCSLGPPGAARCVDRDGRAPPRRSRGTVAPRV from the exons atgcccccggacagaccccactgcaccccctatcaggtagacctctgcacaggcaaggcctttggaaagcaccggttTGCACACAACAAGACAGGTAGCCCTCGACAGCCACTGAACCGGCCTGGAGCCcaggccacaagaggcttcgtgaagaccccaacggaacgtagcctcgaaaagagggagacctgcaccttc caTAGCCAAGACTACGGGGTGCCGCTCAGCGCCCGACtccccgggcaccgcatccccaggctggccccgggcAGTGCCCGCGGGCACACCGCCTgcttccacgaacgcgtgaagggtacgaagagacccccctcgctccccgcgccgcacagctgtcccgccactctgaccgggcacctctcggcgcacaagcctattcctcgtgGACACGCgcctccccaccagcccccaggcccacgcccccaggtacctctccagACGGAATCCTTTCGCAGGCGGGGCCCcatcgtccgtgtccggcgagcaggaagagcggagctgaaggacggcctcctcgaggctagcggccggccgtggctgtggaaggcccgggctgctgtgcccagcggggacacggagcggcgtccacggacgccggggcagcCCGACGCAGcccccggcccgggagagagcagcagagcgcggccggacctcgccgggctcggctctgggcaggcaggcgcggctacCGACGCCTCCCCCGGACGGCGGCTCCAGCAGCCgccgcgctccccgcgcgcgccgccgcccccacgccccggccgcggccccgcccctccggcggtggactgcggacagccacagggacaccctcctgggagaactcctggggccccgcccacacgctgctctCTCGGCCCCcccggagcggccaggtgcgtgGACAGGGACGGCAGGGCCCCGCCACGCCGCTCTCGGGGAACTGTAGcccctcgggtttga